A genomic segment from Sulfuritalea hydrogenivorans sk43H encodes:
- a CDS encoding CHAT domain-containing protein, producing the protein MRKQLFAVLLGLTVVTSSAQVRNLKADKAPAADEEPATAPLSTGPIVDASKPPPATIADLVLLLQSYKPDPAKVQELRTELERPIPDSAAPAELALAWHRRAIAAEELGETEAWMASLEKGLEYAKPLDSSGSGNEVGSYRRMRQDHAFALRSGRGIGASLNAFEKILEEEKGIPNGRMIGVNFHIATMYTLMGDLDRAKTAIDNAENVFRTLRSRRRLSLLFSNWSQFIERARGQWLRRQGRLDEAERAYTAAIRQVEAEVKNNEARRTQGMWAMPVERVENMVELARLALAKVYLDQQRLDEAELLQREVLKASLKRNGRNSRVTGDALSGLCATFIQRGRFAEALVLAGWADQSLAEAGLARVSQERLHARILQANMLAVNGRSAEAVALFDEVRKVVSDDSRLEEGYTVATLNSLRAYITVGRNAEALRDGDKLLQNGIRYYGADHYFTAEARAFRAMALHRNGRLGDARREFERAVGVLVDPAKLVGKQQTSAARARRLRVILNEYLNVLVGKKGTNNQKDIAEAFRVADVARWQSVQKAVTGSALRAAAGSSELGARIKKVQDADDELEAVYKNLISQRSAPPDRQLPAVIATMESRIATLQKEQQSDLAEIRRQFPQYDALVNPRPADMATARKALRPNEALLSVYVTPGGSYVWATGKDGALHFHFSPRTADWVGGMVKRLRASVELGGVGPEQMRFDLEAASALYQELLAPVQAAWGKADTLLVVANESLGQIPFSLLPTANVAPGAAPAGPPLAQFRQTPWLARKVAIAYAPSISALVTLRSLPAIMGQRDPFIGFGDPDFGASAEKAASGPGGNRGAGEVARGTRNLKISHAPVWDENLTSADAIPPAPPAQPGTPMLTPLPDTRDEILAIGTALGADIPTHTFFGAQASRANALRADMQKHRVVAFATHGLIAGDLPGLDQPALALAPQPGRDIHDGLLKLEDILKLSLSADLVVLSACNTAAADGSGAEAVSGLGRGFFYAGARAVLATHWPVETVSARELVTHVFQHYAKDGKLTRAKALQQAMLEVIDKGVSLDGRGKAEFSYAHPAFWAPYALYGDPGR; encoded by the coding sequence ATGCGGAAGCAACTATTTGCTGTATTGCTGGGACTCACGGTCGTCACGTCGTCGGCCCAGGTCCGAAATCTCAAGGCGGACAAGGCGCCGGCGGCCGATGAAGAGCCGGCGACCGCTCCACTGTCCACCGGTCCGATAGTCGATGCATCGAAGCCGCCCCCCGCCACCATTGCCGACCTCGTGTTGCTGCTGCAAAGCTACAAGCCCGATCCAGCAAAGGTGCAGGAACTGCGCACCGAGCTGGAGAGGCCGATTCCCGACTCGGCCGCCCCGGCGGAACTGGCTCTGGCCTGGCACCGGCGGGCGATAGCCGCTGAAGAATTGGGCGAGACCGAAGCCTGGATGGCATCGCTGGAAAAGGGACTTGAGTATGCCAAGCCGTTGGATTCGTCCGGCAGCGGCAACGAGGTCGGCTCCTATCGGCGCATGCGTCAAGACCATGCATTCGCCTTGCGCAGCGGGCGCGGCATCGGCGCCTCGCTGAATGCTTTCGAAAAGATACTGGAAGAGGAGAAGGGGATTCCAAACGGCAGGATGATCGGGGTGAACTTCCATATCGCCACGATGTACACGCTGATGGGAGATCTCGATCGCGCCAAGACGGCCATCGACAACGCGGAGAATGTGTTTCGCACGCTGCGCAGCCGACGGCGCCTTTCGCTGCTTTTCTCCAACTGGTCGCAGTTCATTGAGCGTGCTCGAGGACAATGGCTGCGGCGTCAGGGGCGCCTCGACGAGGCCGAGCGCGCCTATACGGCGGCTATCCGCCAGGTCGAGGCCGAGGTAAAGAACAACGAGGCGCGTCGCACCCAGGGCATGTGGGCCATGCCTGTCGAGCGTGTCGAGAACATGGTGGAATTGGCTCGACTGGCCCTGGCGAAGGTTTATCTCGATCAGCAGCGGCTGGACGAGGCCGAACTCCTGCAGCGGGAAGTGCTCAAGGCCTCACTCAAGCGCAACGGCCGCAACTCGCGCGTAACTGGCGATGCCCTTTCCGGGCTGTGTGCCACTTTCATCCAGCGCGGCCGCTTTGCCGAGGCCTTGGTGCTGGCCGGTTGGGCGGATCAATCCCTGGCCGAGGCAGGGCTGGCTCGTGTCAGTCAGGAGCGTTTGCATGCCCGAATCCTGCAGGCCAACATGCTGGCGGTGAATGGGCGCAGCGCCGAGGCGGTGGCGCTATTCGACGAAGTGCGCAAGGTGGTGAGCGATGACAGCCGGCTGGAAGAGGGCTACACCGTCGCCACGCTGAACTCGTTGCGCGCCTATATCACCGTCGGGCGCAATGCCGAAGCACTGCGTGACGGCGACAAGCTGTTGCAGAATGGTATCCGGTATTACGGCGCGGACCATTACTTCACGGCGGAGGCGCGCGCTTTCCGAGCCATGGCTTTGCACCGCAATGGTCGCCTCGGCGACGCTCGACGCGAATTCGAGCGTGCCGTGGGCGTGCTGGTCGATCCGGCGAAGCTGGTCGGCAAGCAGCAGACCAGCGCCGCGCGCGCACGACGCTTGCGTGTGATTCTCAACGAATATCTCAATGTACTGGTCGGCAAGAAGGGCACGAATAACCAGAAAGACATCGCGGAAGCCTTCCGCGTCGCCGACGTGGCGCGCTGGCAGAGCGTGCAGAAGGCAGTCACCGGGTCGGCTCTGCGCGCGGCGGCCGGCAGTTCCGAACTCGGTGCGCGGATCAAGAAGGTCCAGGATGCCGACGATGAACTCGAAGCGGTCTACAAGAATCTGATCAGCCAGCGCTCGGCGCCGCCGGACCGGCAACTGCCCGCGGTGATCGCGACCATGGAGTCCCGCATTGCCACCCTGCAAAAGGAACAGCAAAGCGATCTGGCCGAGATTCGCCGCCAGTTTCCGCAGTACGACGCACTGGTCAACCCGCGTCCGGCAGATATGGCTACAGCGCGCAAGGCGCTGCGGCCCAATGAAGCGCTGCTGTCGGTCTATGTCACGCCGGGCGGCAGCTATGTCTGGGCGACGGGCAAGGACGGCGCCCTGCATTTCCACTTCAGCCCGAGGACGGCGGACTGGGTGGGCGGCATGGTCAAACGCCTGCGCGCGTCGGTCGAGCTCGGCGGCGTCGGGCCGGAGCAGATGCGCTTCGACCTGGAAGCCGCATCGGCGCTGTACCAGGAACTGCTGGCCCCGGTTCAGGCGGCGTGGGGCAAGGCCGACACGCTGCTGGTAGTGGCCAATGAATCCCTGGGCCAGATTCCATTTTCTCTCTTGCCGACGGCAAACGTCGCGCCGGGCGCGGCGCCGGCCGGACCGCCGCTGGCGCAGTTCCGCCAGACACCCTGGCTGGCGCGCAAGGTCGCCATCGCCTACGCGCCCTCGATCAGTGCGCTGGTGACATTGCGTTCGCTGCCCGCGATCATGGGACAGCGCGACCCCTTCATCGGCTTCGGCGATCCGGACTTCGGCGCGAGTGCCGAAAAGGCGGCGTCGGGTCCCGGAGGAAATCGCGGCGCCGGAGAAGTGGCGCGCGGCACCCGTAACCTCAAGATCAGCCACGCCCCGGTATGGGACGAGAACCTCACCAGCGCCGACGCGATTCCGCCGGCGCCTCCGGCCCAGCCCGGAACGCCAATGCTGACGCCGCTGCCGGACACGCGCGACGAAATTCTTGCCATCGGCACCGCACTGGGCGCCGACATCCCCACGCACACCTTCTTCGGCGCCCAGGCCAGCCGCGCGAACGCGCTGCGGGCGGATATGCAGAAACATCGCGTGGTCGCCTTCGCTACCCACGGCCTGATCGCCGGCGATCTGCCGGGCCTCGATCAGCCGGCGCTGGCGCTGGCACCCCAGCCCGGTCGAGACATCCATGACGGCCTGCTGAAGCTGGAGGACATTCTCAAGCTATCGCTGAGCGCCGACCTGGTGGTGCTCTCCGCCTGCAACACGGCGGCAGCGGATGGCAGCGGTGCCGAAGCCGTCTCCGGTTTGGGTCGCGGATTCTTCTATGCCGGTGCCCGCGCCGTGCTGGCCACCCACTGGCCGGTGGAAACCGTTTCGGCGCGGGAGCTGGTGACGCATGTGTTCCAGCACTACGCCAAAGACGGCAAGCTGACCCGCGCCAAGGCGCTGCAGCAGGCCATGCTGGAAGTCATCGACAAGGGTGTGTCGCTGGACGGCCGCGGCAAGGCGGAATTCTCATACGCGCATCCCGCGTTCTGGGCGCCGTATGCGCTGTACGGCGATCCGGGGCGGTAG
- the miaA gene encoding tRNA (adenosine(37)-N6)-dimethylallyltransferase MiaA, with the protein MQLPPAILLIGPTASGKTALAFELATRLPCDIVSVDSAQVFRDMDIGTAKPDAATLARFPHRLIDLITPEERYSAAAFRSDALREMAAITAAGRIPLLVGGTMLYVKALREGLADLPQADATLRATIDAEAAEHGWPALHEELARFDPETAARLKPNDAQRIQRAVEVLRLSGRTLGSFFAEQKTAAPPFRILTLALVPGDRGVLHQRIGERFDAMLAAGLVDEVKMLRGKYRLDAGLPSMRCVGYRQAWEMLEGRIPLAELRDRGVFATRQFAKRQLTWLKDMDDLQIIDPLATDPMAAVFAAVDTHLAP; encoded by the coding sequence ATGCAACTGCCCCCCGCTATCCTCCTGATCGGCCCCACCGCCAGCGGCAAGACCGCGCTGGCCTTCGAACTGGCGACGCGCCTGCCCTGCGACATCGTCAGCGTCGATTCGGCGCAGGTTTTCCGCGACATGGACATCGGTACCGCCAAGCCCGACGCGGCGACGCTGGCGCGCTTTCCGCACCGGCTGATCGACCTGATCACGCCTGAGGAGCGCTACTCGGCGGCGGCTTTCCGCAGCGACGCGTTGCGCGAAATGGCGGCCATCACGGCGGCCGGGCGCATTCCGCTGCTGGTTGGCGGCACCATGCTCTATGTCAAGGCCTTGCGCGAGGGGCTGGCCGACCTGCCGCAGGCCGACGCAACGCTGCGCGCCACCATCGATGCGGAAGCCGCCGAGCACGGCTGGCCGGCCCTGCATGAAGAGCTGGCGCGGTTCGATCCGGAAACCGCGGCACGACTCAAGCCCAATGATGCCCAGCGCATCCAGCGCGCCGTCGAAGTGCTGCGCCTTTCCGGCCGCACCCTGGGCAGTTTCTTTGCCGAACAGAAGACCGCCGCGCCGCCCTTTCGCATCCTGACCCTGGCGCTGGTGCCGGGCGATCGCGGCGTGCTGCACCAGCGCATCGGCGAACGCTTCGACGCGATGCTGGCCGCCGGTCTGGTCGATGAAGTGAAGATGCTGCGCGGGAAGTACCGGCTCGATGCCGGCCTGCCGTCGATGCGCTGCGTCGGCTATCGCCAGGCGTGGGAAATGCTTGAGGGGCGGATTCCGCTTGCCGAACTGCGCGATCGCGGCGTGTTCGCCACGCGCCAGTTCGCCAAGCGGCAACTGACCTGGCTGAAGGACATGGATGACTTGCAGATCATCGATCCGCTGGCGACAGACCCCATGGCTGCGGTATTCGCAGCGGTTGACACCCACCTCGCGCCCTGA
- the purM gene encoding phosphoribosylformylglycinamidine cyclo-ligase: protein MTASTASPSPLTYRDAGVDIDAGDALVERIKPAAKRTMRPEVLAGIGGFGALFEISKKYREPVLVSGTDGVGTKLKLAFQWNRHDTVGQDLVAMSVNDILVQGAEPLFFLDYFACGRLDVNTAATVVEGIAKGCELAGCALIGGETAEMPSMYPDGEYDLAGFAVGAVEKSAIIDGKSIRPGDVVLGLASSGAHSNGYSLIRKIIERAKPDLTMDMGGVPLADAVMAPTRIYVKPLLALMQAIHVKGMAHITGGGLTENIPRVLGDHLTAIIERKHWTLPPLFRWLQQEGQVADAEMHRVFNCGIGMVVIVAEADAGVAMQLLAAAGETVHHIGRIEARGEGQAQTVVV from the coding sequence TTGACTGCTTCTACCGCCTCTCCGTCCCCGCTCACCTACCGCGATGCGGGAGTCGATATCGATGCCGGCGATGCCCTGGTCGAGCGCATCAAGCCGGCGGCGAAGCGCACCATGCGCCCGGAAGTGCTGGCCGGCATCGGCGGCTTCGGCGCACTGTTCGAGATTTCGAAGAAGTACCGCGAGCCGGTGCTGGTGTCCGGCACCGACGGCGTCGGCACCAAGCTCAAGCTGGCCTTCCAGTGGAACCGCCACGACACGGTCGGCCAGGACCTCGTTGCGATGAGCGTCAATGACATCCTGGTGCAGGGCGCCGAACCGCTGTTCTTCCTCGACTACTTCGCCTGCGGCCGGCTCGACGTGAATACGGCGGCGACGGTGGTCGAAGGCATCGCCAAGGGGTGCGAACTCGCCGGCTGCGCGCTGATCGGCGGCGAGACGGCGGAAATGCCCAGCATGTATCCGGACGGCGAATACGACCTCGCCGGCTTCGCCGTCGGCGCCGTGGAAAAGTCGGCGATCATCGACGGCAAATCGATCCGGCCGGGCGACGTGGTGCTCGGCCTGGCCTCGTCCGGCGCGCACTCCAACGGCTATTCGCTGATTCGCAAGATCATCGAGCGCGCCAAACCCGACCTGACGATGGACATGGGCGGCGTGCCACTGGCCGACGCCGTGATGGCGCCGACACGAATTTACGTCAAGCCGCTGCTGGCACTGATGCAGGCGATCCATGTCAAGGGCATGGCGCATATCACCGGCGGCGGGCTGACCGAGAACATTCCGCGCGTGCTGGGCGATCACCTGACCGCGATCATCGAGCGCAAGCACTGGACCCTGCCGCCGTTGTTCCGGTGGCTGCAACAGGAAGGCCAGGTGGCCGACGCCGAAATGCATCGCGTCTTCAACTGCGGCATCGGCATGGTGGTGATCGTCGCCGAGGCCGATGCCGGCGTGGCGATGCAGTTGCTCGCCGCGGCGGGCGAGACCGTGCATCACATCGGACGGATCGAGGCGCGCGGCGAAGGGCAGGCGCAGACCGTGGTGGTCTGA
- a CDS encoding AI-2E family transporter — protein sequence MTAPPEADHSDPSDRLQTTLWIAAGLAVLALFYALSPILTPFLLAAILAYVCNPVTDRLTRWGLPRMLAVVLVMLALAALGAGLMLIVLPLLYEEAAVISAKMPEAMTLANEKLAPWLRQHFGIRLRFDSASLQKLAAGNWDTVQLVLERIYSSLKIGGVALVGLAVNLMLAPVVMFYLLLDWQDMMARLSAIVPRPWHDKLVSVASDIDVVLSQYLRGQILVMAILAAYYCVALWLADIPSALSIGVVTGLLIFIPYLGFATGLILALLVATLQFAGWGPIVAVLIVYGIGQLLEGFLLTPFLVGERIGLHPLAVIFALMAFGQLFGFFGVLAALPASAALLVGLREVRALYLSSRFYRGNA from the coding sequence ATGACCGCACCTCCCGAAGCCGACCACAGCGACCCCAGCGACCGCTTGCAGACCACCCTGTGGATCGCGGCCGGGCTGGCTGTGCTCGCGCTGTTCTATGCCCTGTCGCCGATTCTCACGCCCTTCCTGCTGGCCGCGATCCTCGCCTATGTCTGCAACCCGGTAACCGACCGCCTCACGCGCTGGGGTCTGCCACGCATGCTGGCAGTGGTGCTCGTCATGCTGGCGCTGGCCGCGCTGGGGGCCGGCCTGATGCTGATCGTCCTGCCGCTGCTCTATGAAGAGGCGGCCGTCATCAGCGCAAAAATGCCCGAGGCGATGACCCTGGCCAACGAAAAACTGGCGCCCTGGCTGCGGCAGCACTTCGGCATCCGGCTGCGCTTCGATTCCGCCTCGCTGCAGAAACTCGCCGCCGGCAACTGGGACACCGTGCAGCTCGTTCTGGAGCGAATCTACAGCTCGCTCAAGATCGGCGGCGTGGCGCTGGTCGGGCTTGCCGTCAACCTGATGCTGGCCCCGGTGGTGATGTTCTACCTGCTGCTCGACTGGCAGGACATGATGGCGCGCCTCTCCGCCATCGTTCCGCGCCCCTGGCATGACAAGCTGGTCAGCGTGGCCAGCGACATCGATGTCGTGCTCTCGCAATACCTGCGCGGCCAGATCCTGGTCATGGCGATCCTCGCCGCTTACTACTGCGTCGCGCTGTGGCTGGCCGACATCCCTTCCGCGCTGTCGATCGGCGTCGTCACCGGCCTCTTGATCTTCATCCCCTATCTCGGGTTTGCCACCGGCCTGATCCTCGCGCTGCTGGTCGCCACGCTGCAGTTCGCCGGCTGGGGGCCGATCGTCGCCGTGCTGATCGTGTATGGCATCGGCCAGTTGCTGGAAGGCTTTCTGCTCACGCCATTTCTGGTCGGCGAACGCATCGGCCTGCACCCGCTGGCGGTGATTTTTGCCCTGATGGCCTTCGGCCAGCTGTTCGGCTTCTTCGGCGTCCTCGCCGCGCTGCCGGCCTCGGCGGCGCTGCTGGTCGGCCTGCGCGAAGTGCGCGCGCTGTACCTCTCCAGCCGCTTTTATCGGGGCAATGCTTGA
- the hda gene encoding DnaA regulatory inactivator Hda has translation MNTPQQQMLLDLKPEQPPTLENFVVGANAELVARLRGLRETSSYEAIYVWGAPGGGKSHLLAAAAEAARGRRPTTFLRGAEVGAELTPTSGSLLVIDDVQGLGAEAQIALFRAFNAARFLGLALLLAGNEPPLRLDLREDLRTRIGQTLIYEIQSLSDDEKAAALRRHAIERGMLMDPGVVHYLLRHGRRDLPSLMAVLNHLDRASLEQKRPPTLPLLRELMQTSLDLDKE, from the coding sequence ATGAACACGCCCCAGCAACAAATGCTGCTCGACCTCAAGCCCGAGCAGCCGCCGACGCTGGAAAATTTTGTCGTCGGCGCCAACGCCGAGCTGGTGGCGCGCCTGCGCGGCCTGCGCGAAACCAGCAGCTACGAAGCGATCTACGTCTGGGGCGCGCCAGGCGGCGGCAAGAGCCACCTGCTGGCCGCCGCCGCCGAGGCCGCGCGTGGCAGGCGGCCCACGACATTCCTGCGCGGCGCGGAAGTCGGCGCCGAGCTGACGCCGACTTCCGGCAGCCTGCTGGTGATCGACGACGTGCAAGGACTCGGGGCCGAAGCGCAGATCGCCCTGTTCCGCGCCTTCAACGCCGCGCGCTTCCTCGGCCTCGCCCTGCTGCTCGCCGGCAACGAGCCACCGCTGCGGCTGGACCTGCGCGAAGACCTGCGCACCCGCATCGGCCAGACCCTGATCTACGAAATCCAGTCGCTGTCAGACGACGAAAAAGCCGCGGCCCTGCGCCGCCATGCCATCGAGCGCGGCATGCTGATGGATCCCGGCGTGGTGCACTACCTGCTGCGCCACGGCCGCCGCGACCTGCCCTCGCTGATGGCGGTGCTCAACCACCTCGACCGCGCCTCGCTGGAACAAAAGCGCCCGCCCACCCTGCCCCTGCTGCGCGAACTGATGCAGACCTCACTTGACCTGGACAAAGAATGA
- a CDS encoding histidinol-phosphatase, producing MKLALFDLDNTLLSGDSDFEWAQFLIGKGVLDREVHEARNIEFFEQYKAGTLDIHAFLDFQLAPLSRHSRSELDTWHGEFLATRIRPLISTAARELVAKHAANGDLLAIVTATNSFVTGPIAREFNIPHLIATIPAQENGRFTGQPRGTPSFREGKIVRVDAWLESLGLWLGGFEQSWFYSDSHNDLPLLEKVTNPVAVDADATLAEAAARRGWPHISLRA from the coding sequence ATGAAACTCGCCCTCTTCGACCTCGACAACACGCTCCTCTCCGGCGACTCGGATTTCGAGTGGGCGCAATTCCTGATCGGCAAGGGCGTGCTCGACCGTGAAGTGCACGAAGCCCGCAACATCGAATTCTTCGAACAGTACAAGGCCGGCACGCTGGACATCCACGCCTTCCTCGATTTCCAGCTCGCCCCGCTGTCGCGCCACTCGCGCAGCGAACTCGACACCTGGCACGGGGAATTCCTCGCCACCCGCATCCGGCCGCTGATCAGCACCGCCGCCCGCGAACTGGTGGCTAAGCACGCGGCCAATGGCGACCTGCTCGCCATCGTCACCGCCACCAACAGCTTCGTCACCGGGCCGATCGCGCGGGAATTCAACATCCCGCACCTGATCGCCACCATCCCGGCCCAGGAAAACGGCCGCTTCACCGGCCAGCCGCGCGGCACGCCATCGTTTCGCGAAGGCAAGATCGTTCGCGTCGACGCCTGGCTCGAATCGCTCGGCCTGTGGCTCGGCGGCTTCGAGCAAAGCTGGTTCTACAGCGATTCGCACAACGACCTGCCGCTGCTGGAAAAAGTCACCAATCCCGTCGCGGTCGATGCCGATGCCACGCTGGCCGAAGCCGCCGCCCGGCGCGGCTGGCCGCATATCAGCCTGCGCGCCTGA
- a CDS encoding outer membrane protein assembly factor BamE — protein sequence MWQRLLLLWSSLIVAACASYSGSSLKPGEARLEDVQATMGPPAMQWQNPDGSRQLAYPRGPAGFDTFMVRLDSNGKLHTIENVLDEAHLATVRPGMSKEEVLRILGPSDANATAYFKARDELAWDWRYRGISSEPWRMIVLFDATTGKVRSTMVRPEQYLGADPNP from the coding sequence ATGTGGCAACGACTGCTGCTTTTATGGTCTTCGTTGATCGTTGCGGCTTGCGCTTCCTATAGCGGCAGCAGTCTCAAGCCGGGAGAGGCGCGCCTTGAGGATGTGCAGGCGACGATGGGTCCGCCGGCGATGCAGTGGCAGAATCCGGATGGCTCCCGGCAACTGGCCTACCCGCGGGGTCCGGCCGGCTTCGACACCTTCATGGTGCGGCTGGATTCGAACGGGAAGCTGCATACGATAGAGAATGTGCTCGACGAAGCGCATCTCGCCACTGTCCGCCCCGGCATGAGCAAGGAGGAGGTGCTGCGCATTCTCGGCCCGTCGGACGCCAACGCCACCGCCTATTTCAAGGCCCGCGACGAGTTGGCCTGGGATTGGCGCTATCGCGGCATCTCCAGCGAGCCCTGGCGCATGATCGTCCTGTTCGATGCCACGACCGGGAAGGTGCGCAGCACGATGGTCAGACCTGAGCAATATCTGGGCGCCGACCCGAATCCGTAG
- a CDS encoding hotdog fold thioesterase, which produces MAIWHTTFPLDEANRRGQDCANGHLGIELIEAGEDYLKGRMPVDQRTRQPAGVLHGGVSMVLAETLSSWAAAYVVDPEKFHCVGQEINANHVRAVKSGWVHGVARPLHLGRTSHVWDVRIQDESERLICVSRVTMAVLSTPNRY; this is translated from the coding sequence ATGGCAATCTGGCACACCACCTTCCCCCTCGACGAAGCCAACCGGCGCGGCCAGGACTGCGCGAACGGCCATCTCGGCATCGAATTGATCGAGGCCGGCGAGGACTACCTCAAGGGGCGCATGCCCGTTGACCAGCGCACCCGGCAGCCGGCGGGCGTCCTGCACGGAGGCGTTTCGATGGTGCTGGCGGAAACGCTGAGTTCATGGGCCGCGGCGTATGTCGTCGATCCCGAAAAGTTCCACTGCGTCGGACAGGAAATCAATGCCAACCATGTTCGCGCGGTGAAAAGCGGCTGGGTCCATGGAGTGGCCAGGCCCCTGCACCTGGGACGCACCAGCCATGTCTGGGATGTGCGCATTCAAGACGAGTCGGAGCGGCTGATTTGCGTATCGCGCGTTACGATGGCCGTTCTCTCAACCCCGAATCGCTACTGA
- a CDS encoding alpha/beta hydrolase family protein: MERITLTARDGHKLAAYRFDPDGPARGHVIIAAAMAVPQSFYAAFARHLATRGYTAWTFDYRGIGESRTGSMRRVKADLSDWLNKDYDALVQEVGEMSPKLPVFVVGHSFGGQVAPLLPSRECLAGLVNIAVGSGSLRHNTPRIRRSAPLMWHVLAPVFCPIFGYFPGERLGVIGDLPTGAMFQWRRWCLTPDYLLSGEPGAREAYASADYPVLALTFADDELLLEDGSRLIHGAYRKRPVDYRLVDPAHHDLPRIGHFGFFKPQSEAALWPLVTDWLDSTS, encoded by the coding sequence ATGGAACGCATCACCCTCACCGCCAGGGACGGCCACAAGCTTGCCGCCTACCGTTTCGACCCGGATGGCCCGGCCCGGGGCCACGTCATCATTGCCGCGGCGATGGCCGTGCCGCAATCCTTTTACGCGGCCTTCGCCCGGCATCTCGCCACGCGCGGCTACACCGCATGGACTTTCGATTACCGCGGCATCGGCGAATCGCGGACCGGCTCGATGCGCCGCGTCAAGGCGGACCTCAGCGACTGGCTGAACAAGGACTACGACGCGCTGGTGCAGGAGGTCGGCGAGATGTCGCCGAAGTTGCCGGTGTTCGTCGTCGGCCACAGCTTCGGCGGCCAGGTCGCGCCGCTGCTGCCTTCGCGCGAGTGCCTCGCGGGCCTGGTCAATATCGCCGTCGGCAGCGGCTCGTTGCGCCACAATACGCCACGCATCCGTCGTTCGGCGCCGCTGATGTGGCACGTGCTGGCGCCGGTGTTCTGCCCGATTTTCGGCTACTTCCCCGGCGAACGCCTCGGCGTCATCGGCGATCTGCCCACCGGCGCAATGTTCCAGTGGCGGCGCTGGTGCCTGACGCCGGACTATCTGCTGAGCGGCGAACCCGGCGCGCGCGAAGCCTATGCCAGCGCCGATTATCCGGTGCTCGCGCTCACCTTCGCCGACGACGAATTGCTGCTCGAAGACGGCTCGCGCCTGATTCACGGCGCCTACCGCAAGCGGCCGGTCGACTACCGCCTGGTCGACCCCGCGCATCACGACCTGCCGCGCATCGGCCACTTCGGCTTTTTCAAGCCGCAAAGCGAAGCGGCGTTGTGGCCGCTGGTCACCGACTGGCTGGACAGTACAAGCTGA
- a CDS encoding GlcG/HbpS family heme-binding protein, producing the protein MLTLEDAQRISLAARNAAAENNWNVVIAVVDDGGHLVSLERMDGTQKGSVRIAEQKARTAIMFKRPTKAFEEAVLQGRPVFMTMPDVICLEGGVPLIRDGVYVGAIGVSGVKSSEDGIVAAQGAAALGA; encoded by the coding sequence ATGCTGACTCTCGAAGACGCACAGCGCATTTCCCTGGCGGCCCGCAATGCCGCCGCCGAAAACAACTGGAACGTGGTGATTGCCGTGGTCGACGACGGCGGTCACCTGGTTTCGCTGGAACGCATGGATGGAACCCAGAAGGGCTCCGTGCGCATCGCCGAACAAAAGGCCAGAACCGCCATCATGTTCAAGCGCCCCACCAAGGCCTTCGAGGAAGCGGTGTTGCAGGGACGCCCGGTGTTCATGACCATGCCCGACGTGATCTGCCTGGAGGGCGGCGTGCCCCTGATCCGCGACGGGGTTTACGTCGGCGCGATCGGCGTTTCCGGCGTCAAGTCATCCGAGGATGGAATCGTCGCGGCGCAAGGGGCGGCCGCATTAGGCGCATAG
- a CDS encoding COG4315 family predicted lipoprotein, whose product MKKLALALLASASLAAHAAAPAMVSKGMLTGSNGMTLYTFDKDAGGKSACNGPCAANWPPLLAMDGDTASGDYSIVTRDDGKKQWALKGKPLYYWVKDQKPGDATGDGFNGVWHAAKP is encoded by the coding sequence ATGAAAAAACTCGCACTCGCCCTGCTTGCATCCGCTTCGCTCGCCGCCCATGCCGCCGCGCCGGCCATGGTGTCCAAGGGCATGCTCACCGGCAGCAACGGCATGACGCTCTACACCTTCGACAAGGACGCCGGCGGCAAGAGCGCCTGCAACGGCCCCTGCGCCGCCAACTGGCCGCCGCTGCTTGCAATGGACGGCGATACCGCCAGCGGCGACTACAGCATCGTCACCCGCGACGACGGCAAGAAGCAGTGGGCGCTGAAGGGCAAGCCGCTGTACTACTGGGTCAAGGACCAGAAGCCGGGTGACGCAACCGGTGACGGCTTCAACGGCGTCTGGCACGCTGCCAAACCCTGA